The DNA segment TGTCAGGTGACGGAAGAGGACATCGGGAACCACGGCGTTTGCATCATCGCCAGCGCGGCTTTTCTGGCCTTCTCGAAATCGCGCGGCAACGACTTGTCCACTCCGCATCCCGAGTTCGAGTTCCCCGGCCTGAAGCCGGGCGATCGCTGGTGCCTGTGTTCCGCCCGCTGGCTGGAAGCGCTGCAGGCCGGCATGGCGCCACCCGTCGTGCTCGAAGCGACCTCGGCCGCCGCGCTTGAAGTCGTGCGCCTGGCCGACCTCAAGCGTTATGCCGTCAAACTCGACCAGGAGAAGTGATGAGCGACTTGTACAAACTCTCTGCCCGCCGTATCGATGGCGGGAAGCAGTCGATGAAGGACTACAAGGGCAAGGTGCTCCTGATCGTCAACACGGCCAGCGGCTGCGGCTTCACCCCGCAATACGCCGGGCTCGAAGCCTTGTGGCAGAAGTACGGCGAGCGCGGCCTGGTGGTGCTGGGTTTTCCCTGCAACCAGTTCGGTGGCCAGGAGCCGGGCGACGAAGCCGCCATTGGTGAATTCTGCAGCCTGACCTACGACGTGAGCTTCCCGATGTTCGCCAAGGTCGATGTCAATGGCGGGGATACCCATCCGATCTTCGCCTTCCTGAAAAAAGCTGCGCCGGGCTTGCTCGGCACTGAAGGCATCAAGTGGAATTTCACCAAATTCCTGGTTGACCGCGAAGGCAATGTCGTCGCTCGCTATGCATCGGCGCACAAGCCGGAAGACATGGCCGACGACATCGAAAAGCTGCTTTGATCCGTCCCGCACTGCTGCGCATCGCGCTCGCGCTGCTCGCTTCGCTGGCCATGCCGGCCAGGGCGGGGGTACCGGTGAGCAGCGTGCCGGTCCTGGACCTCGCCCGCTACGCCGGCAAGTGGTACGAGATTGCCAGCTTTCCGATGGTCTTCCAGCGCCAGTGCATCGGCGACACCACCGCCGAGTACGGGCTGACTCCGGAAGGCGATGTGTCGGTCACCAATCGCTGCCGTACCGAGAGCGGATTCGATCAGGCGAAGGGTAGCGCCACGGTGGTGGACGGCAGCGGCAACGCCCGGCTCAAGGTGTCGTTCTTCTGGCCGTTTCGATCGGACTACTGGGTGCTCGGACTCGATCCCGAGTATCGCTGGGCAGTGGTCGGCAACCCCAACCGCAAGTATCTCTGGGTGCTGTCGCGGACTCCGCAACTGTCGAAGGACCTGCTCGATGAGGCGCTCAAGACCGCCGCGACGCAGGGCTTCGACCTGACGCAACTGCGCTACACGAGACAGGGCGAAGCGGAGAAATCGCGCTAGTCCGCGCGGGCGGAGACTCCGCCGTCAACCACGCCATCGACGTAGTACCAGCGCCCATCCTCGCGCACGAAGCGGCTGATCTCGTGCATGCGCTGCGCCCGCCCGCCGAGCTTGCAGCGGGCGACGAATTCCACGGTGGCGGCA comes from the Sulfuritalea hydrogenivorans sk43H genome and includes:
- a CDS encoding DUF2237 family protein is translated as MHDLAKNVLGGLLQPCSTDPMTGFFRTGDCQVTEEDIGNHGVCIIASAAFLAFSKSRGNDLSTPHPEFEFPGLKPGDRWCLCSARWLEALQAGMAPPVVLEATSAAALEVVRLADLKRYAVKLDQEK
- a CDS encoding glutathione peroxidase; translation: MSDLYKLSARRIDGGKQSMKDYKGKVLLIVNTASGCGFTPQYAGLEALWQKYGERGLVVLGFPCNQFGGQEPGDEAAIGEFCSLTYDVSFPMFAKVDVNGGDTHPIFAFLKKAAPGLLGTEGIKWNFTKFLVDREGNVVARYASAHKPEDMADDIEKLL
- a CDS encoding lipocalin family protein, encoding MIRPALLRIALALLASLAMPARAGVPVSSVPVLDLARYAGKWYEIASFPMVFQRQCIGDTTAEYGLTPEGDVSVTNRCRTESGFDQAKGSATVVDGSGNARLKVSFFWPFRSDYWVLGLDPEYRWAVVGNPNRKYLWVLSRTPQLSKDLLDEALKTAATQGFDLTQLRYTRQGEAEKSR